One genomic region from uncultured Cohaesibacter sp. encodes:
- the infC gene encoding translation initiation factor IF-3: protein MRRPNRAQAPRETGPRINNQIRIDEVQLIDDEGHNHGSTPTRQALDMAAEAGLDLVEISPNAKPPVCKIMDYGRYKYQAQKKAAEARKKQKVVDVKEVKMRPNIDTHDYEVKMRNANRFIEDGDKVKFTLRFRGREMAHQSLGMELLQKVKAEMIDRTKVELEPRLEGRQMIMILAPK, encoded by the coding sequence ATTCGCCGCCCAAATAGAGCGCAAGCGCCCCGCGAGACGGGACCGCGCATCAATAACCAAATCCGTATTGACGAAGTGCAGCTCATCGATGATGAGGGACATAACCATGGATCCACTCCGACCAGACAAGCGCTAGACATGGCTGCTGAAGCCGGTTTGGATCTGGTTGAGATCTCGCCGAACGCAAAGCCGCCGGTCTGCAAGATCATGGATTATGGCCGGTACAAATATCAGGCTCAGAAAAAAGCCGCCGAAGCGCGCAAGAAGCAGAAAGTTGTCGATGTGAAAGAGGTCAAGATGCGGCCAAACATCGACACCCACGATTATGAAGTGAAAATGCGCAATGCCAATCGCTTTATCGAAGACGGTGACAAGGTCAAATTCACCTTGCGCTTCCGTGGTCGTGAAATGGCGCACCAAAGCCTCGGCATGGAATTGCTCCAGAAGGTCAAAGCCGAGATGATCGATCGCACCAAGGTAGAGCTGGAACCCAGACTCGAAGGGCGTCAGATGATCATGATTCTCGCTCCGAAATAA
- the rplT gene encoding 50S ribosomal protein L20 produces MARVKRGVTAHSRHKKTLKAAKGYYGARRSTIRIAKQAVEKAGQYAYRDRKTKKRNFRALWIQRINAAVREQGLTYGRFIDGLNKAGIEIDRKVLSDMAIHQPEAFASLVEKAKSAAAA; encoded by the coding sequence ATGGCACGTGTAAAACGCGGTGTAACGGCTCATTCCCGTCACAAAAAGACCCTCAAGGCAGCCAAAGGTTATTATGGCGCCCGTCGTTCAACCATTCGCATTGCAAAACAGGCAGTTGAAAAAGCTGGTCAGTACGCTTATCGCGACCGTAAGACCAAAAAACGCAACTTCCGCGCTCTGTGGATCCAGCGTATCAACGCTGCTGTTCGCGAACAGGGTCTGACCTATGGACGATTTATCGACGGCCTCAACAAGGCTGGCATCGAAATCGACCGTAAGGTCCTCTCGGATATGGCAATTCATCAGCCAGAGGCTTTCGCAAGCCTGGTTGAAAAAGCCAAATCTGCTGCTGCCGCCTAA
- a CDS encoding LysE family translocator, protein MPLEMILALIGFAFVMSISPGPANFLLLASGANFGVLRSLPLIFGVSLGFLSMVFAVGLGLGQLLKEAPMVETGLRIACGAYILWLAYKIAGARSMGADADNEGEKMAKPVSFIQAALLQLLNPKAWTVALLVTVTYMTEQEYLTNLIVLVAVFAVVNIPSISVWAISGAALRKRLSQGSRLIWFNRIMALLLVASMAPMLIHL, encoded by the coding sequence ATGCCTTTGGAAATGATACTTGCCCTCATCGGATTTGCCTTTGTCATGTCCATCTCGCCCGGCCCTGCCAACTTCCTGTTGCTGGCCTCTGGCGCCAATTTCGGTGTGTTGCGGTCCCTGCCGCTGATATTTGGCGTGTCGCTTGGCTTTTTGTCGATGGTGTTTGCCGTCGGGCTCGGATTGGGGCAATTGCTCAAGGAAGCGCCGATGGTTGAAACCGGCCTCAGAATTGCCTGTGGGGCCTATATTCTCTGGCTGGCCTACAAGATTGCTGGCGCCAGATCCATGGGGGCCGATGCTGACAATGAGGGCGAAAAAATGGCCAAGCCGGTCTCCTTCATTCAGGCGGCTCTATTACAGTTGCTCAACCCCAAGGCATGGACCGTCGCCCTGCTGGTAACCGTGACCTACATGACCGAACAGGAGTATCTCACCAACCTTATCGTGCTGGTGGCGGTGTTTGCGGTGGTCAATATCCCCTCTATCAGCGTTTGGGCCATATCCGGGGCAGCCTTGCGCAAGCGGCTGTCTCAAGGCTCCCGGCTAATATGGTTCAACCGGATTATGGCCTTGCTCCTGGTTGCCAGCATGGCGCCCATGCTGATCCATTTGTAA
- a CDS encoding TspO/MBR family protein, which produces MKSSSWLTYGLFLLISVGGGLLIGANNIPGPWYQGLVKPPFTPPNWLFAPAWTLLYILIGIVGARIYQSAFSKDLLPMWLVQMGLNFAWSPVFFTLKNLPGSVAIITLLLVIIISFIVRTRKRDPLSALLFVPYLLWVGYASYLNLSIWLLN; this is translated from the coding sequence ATGAAATCCTCAAGCTGGCTAACCTATGGACTTTTTCTCCTGATTTCTGTTGGGGGAGGGCTGTTGATCGGCGCCAATAACATTCCGGGGCCATGGTATCAGGGGCTGGTCAAACCACCCTTTACGCCGCCCAACTGGTTGTTCGCTCCGGCCTGGACACTCCTCTATATTCTCATCGGCATCGTCGGCGCGCGGATCTATCAATCGGCATTTTCAAAAGATCTGCTCCCCATGTGGCTGGTTCAGATGGGGCTCAACTTCGCCTGGAGCCCGGTCTTCTTCACGCTGAAGAACTTGCCCGGATCTGTTGCCATTATCACGCTTCTGCTTGTTATCATCATCAGCTTCATTGTGAGGACCAGAAAGCGCGATCCGCTGTCCGCTCTTCTCTTCGTGCCCTATCTGCTCTGGGTCGGCTATGCGAGCTATCTGAACCTGTCTATCTGGCTGCTGAATTGA
- the focA gene encoding formate transporter FocA, with product MSETPQFQFDALMPAEMAKKAEDVGVYKATKQPLTTFVLAITAGAFIGIAFIFYTVVTNGNGDIGWGANKFIGGLAFSLGLMLVVVNGGDLFTSTVLTVVAKASKKITWGQLGKNWVIVYAGNFVGAIGLVIIMQIAQHYEQGNGSLGLNYMHIAQHKLHHGFFQAVALGAMCNVMVCLGVWMSYAGRSVTDKLLAVTLPVAMFVASGFEHCVANMFQIPMAIMTKTFAGPEFWAATGTTAADFADLTWGHFVINNLIPVTIGNIIGGGVLVGLIYWFIYLRPQKH from the coding sequence ATGTCCGAAACGCCTCAATTCCAATTTGACGCCCTGATGCCCGCCGAAATGGCCAAGAAAGCCGAGGATGTTGGTGTCTATAAAGCAACCAAACAGCCGCTGACCACATTCGTTCTGGCGATCACTGCGGGTGCCTTCATCGGCATCGCCTTCATTTTCTACACGGTGGTAACCAACGGAAATGGCGATATCGGCTGGGGAGCCAATAAGTTCATCGGTGGTCTGGCCTTCAGTCTCGGCCTGATGCTGGTTGTCGTCAATGGCGGCGATCTGTTCACCAGCACGGTGCTCACCGTTGTGGCCAAGGCCAGCAAGAAAATCACCTGGGGGCAGCTCGGCAAAAACTGGGTTATCGTCTATGCGGGCAACTTTGTCGGTGCCATCGGTCTGGTCATCATCATGCAGATTGCACAGCATTACGAGCAGGGCAACGGCTCTCTTGGTCTGAACTATATGCATATCGCCCAGCATAAGCTGCATCATGGTTTCTTTCAGGCCGTAGCGCTCGGCGCCATGTGTAACGTCATGGTTTGCCTTGGCGTCTGGATGTCCTATGCGGGCCGTTCTGTCACCGACAAGCTGTTGGCCGTGACCCTGCCTGTCGCCATGTTCGTGGCTTCCGGCTTTGAGCACTGTGTCGCCAACATGTTCCAGATCCCGATGGCCATCATGACCAAGACCTTTGCCGGTCCCGAATTCTGGGCCGCAACCGGCACCACGGCGGCGGACTTCGCCGATCTGACATGGGGCCACTTCGTGATCAACAACCTGATCCCGGTCACCATCGGCAACATCATCGGCGGCGGCGTTCTGGTGGGCCTCATTTACTGGTTCATCTATCTACGCCCACAGAAGCACTAG
- the rpmI gene encoding 50S ribosomal protein L35, with translation MPKLKTKSGAKKRFKVTGTGKIVSAQAGKQHGMIKRTTKFIRKARGTTTLAEQDAKIIKQFLPYK, from the coding sequence ATGCCCAAGCTGAAAACAAAATCCGGAGCCAAGAAGCGCTTCAAGGTTACCGGTACTGGCAAGATCGTATCCGCACAGGCTGGCAAACAGCATGGTATGATCAAACGCACCACCAAATTCATCCGCAAAGCACGTGGCACCACCACTCTGGCTGAGCAGGATGCGAAAATCATCAAGCAGTTTCTGCCTTACAAGTAA